A DNA window from Coffea arabica cultivar ET-39 chromosome 6c, Coffea Arabica ET-39 HiFi, whole genome shotgun sequence contains the following coding sequences:
- the LOC113693790 gene encoding class V chitinase-like, whose protein sequence is MHTKQGVLSFKISMASTTKFILLSLTLCVLHLNFCHGQNAVNAGYWFPDSGIEISDIDSTLFTHLFCAFADLDPESNEVTISASNAGPFSQFTETVQLKNPSVKTLLSIGGGNSNRDDFASMASQPTSRKSFIDSSINLARANSFHGLDLDWESPQSDLEMTNLGSLLDEWRAAVATEAQNSGKPQLILTAAVSYASKVDGLYQYPITSVSRSLDWINLMAYDFYAPDRPSTSTRCHAALKDPTGQASGSSGIADWENAGVGAKKLVLGIPFYGYAWRLANANNHGILAPANGAAGPDNGAEQYRAIRTFVAQTPGAVVVYNSTYVCNYCYAGTTWIGYDDTQTVSTKVSYAKQNGLLGYFAWHIGADDNFALSRQASQAWADGSGAGSHLTLLLASQKRAGIVE, encoded by the exons ATGCATACCAAACAAGGTGtcctttccttcaaaatttcaatggCTTCCACAACTAAATTCATCTTACTATCTTTAACCCTCTGTGTTCTCCATCTTAACTTCTGTCATGGACAAAATGCTGTCAACGCAGGCTACTGGTTTCCAGATAGTGGAATTGAAATCTCAGACATTGATTCCACTCTTTTCACTCATCTGTTTTGTGCATTTGCTGATCTTGATCCCGAATCCAATGAAGTCACCATATCCGCCTCAAATGCTGGCCCCTTTTCACAATTCACCGAAACAGTTCAACTCAAAAACCCTTCAGTTAAAACCCTTCTATCCATTGGTGGTGGAAATTCTAATAGAGATGATTTTGCTTCAATGGCTAGTCAGCCAACTTCTCGCAAATCATTCATTGATTCTTCAATAAACTTGGCCAGAGCCAACAGTTTCCACGGTCTAGACTTGGACTGGGAATCCCCACAATCCGATCTTGAGATGACGAACTTAGGGTCACTCCTGGATGAATGGCGAGCCGCAGTGGCAACTGAGGCCCAGAACTCAGGCAAGCCACAGCTGATTTTAACAGCTGCAGTTTCATATGCATCAAAGGTGGATGGGTTATATCAATATCCTATTACATCAGTATCCAGAAGCCTGGATTGGATAAATCTTATGGCTTATGATTTTTACGCTCCAGATCGTCCAAGTACATCTACCAGGTGTCATGCTGCATTAAAGGACCCTACAGGTCAAGCTAGTGGAAGTTCTGGCATTGCAGACTGGGAAAATGCTGGAGTCGGGGCAAAGAAGTTGGTTCTGGGCATCCCATTTTACGGATATGCTTGGCGATTGGCAAACGCAAATAACCATGGGATCCTGGCTCCGGCAAACGGAGCTGCTGGTCCGGATAATGGAGCCGAGCAGTACCGAGCTATAAGGACCTTTGTAGCTCAAACCCCGGGGGCAGTTGTGGTGTATAATTCCACATATGTCTGCAATTACTGCTATGCTGGAACAACATGGATCGGTTATGATGATACTCAAACAGTTTCCACCAAGGTTTCATATGCTAAACAAAATGGACTTCTTGGGTACTTTGCTTGGCATATTGGAGCTGATGACAACTTTGCACTATCACGACAAG CTAGCCAAGCATGGGCAGATGGAAGTGGTGCTGGAAGCCATTTGACGTTGCTCCTAGCAAGCCAAAAGAGAGCTGGCATTGTTGAATAA